One stretch of Planococcus sp. PAMC 21323 DNA includes these proteins:
- a CDS encoding DEAD/DEAH box helicase: MIKRKTLPVLMEEWKTEPDMMERIVHWHTRQEKPAQYADFPPEMHDSLKAALRKKGIEQLYTHQREAFDLATAGDSFTAVTPTASGKSYCYHLPVLHKILNDPGARALYLFPTKALAQDQKSDLHDLIEKTEEEILSYTYDGDTSPAIRTKVRKAGQIVMTNPDMLHSAILPHHTKWVSLFENLHYIVIDELHTYKGIFGTHVAHVIRRLKRICEFYGSNPVFICTSATIANPKELAENLTNSTHKLIDQNGAPSGKKHIVFYNPPIIHPTFGVRRSAILEVRDLATHLIKNGIQTIVFAKSRVRVEMLVTYLQAVTKMKLQDDSIKGYRGGYLPTERRAIEKGLRDGSIQCVVSTNALELGVDIGQLQACIMTGYPGNIASAWQQAGRAGRRQDESLVIYVAQSTALDQYIINHPEYLLDQSPEEARIHPENIIILMDHLKCASFELPFRIDDQYGEFEVQELLEYLQEEGVLVRTSDRWHWMSDRFPAHDISLRSASQENVVIIDQSVPADTRVIGEMDRFSAMTLLHEEAIYLHQGTQFQVEILDWEEKKAYVREVDVDYFTDANLAVELKVMSEDKDKKMNGSEVFYGDIAVLAMPTIFKKIRFDSHDNIGSGPISLPPEELHTSSTWLSFSKPEDFSESELSDTMTGAAYAIESFIPIFVQCDRRDVHVVPQVKSPHNDMPTFFIHDSYPGGIGISERIYDLWKPLLDKALQHVSECPCLDGCPACIGAQDAAISMKSHVIRLLDDLRKEE, translated from the coding sequence ATGATTAAACGAAAAACATTGCCTGTATTGATGGAAGAGTGGAAAACGGAACCAGATATGATGGAGCGAATAGTCCATTGGCATACAAGACAAGAAAAACCTGCCCAGTATGCTGATTTTCCACCGGAGATGCACGATAGCTTAAAAGCGGCTCTGAGAAAAAAAGGCATTGAGCAACTTTATACGCATCAACGTGAAGCTTTTGATTTAGCTACAGCAGGGGATTCGTTCACGGCTGTGACACCTACTGCATCAGGTAAATCGTATTGTTACCACTTGCCCGTCTTGCACAAAATTCTAAATGACCCAGGTGCGCGAGCTCTTTATTTGTTCCCTACAAAAGCATTAGCACAAGATCAAAAAAGTGATCTGCATGATTTGATCGAAAAAACAGAGGAAGAAATTTTGTCTTACACATATGATGGGGACACATCACCAGCTATTCGTACAAAAGTGCGAAAAGCCGGTCAAATTGTCATGACCAATCCAGATATGCTCCATTCAGCCATATTGCCACATCATACGAAATGGGTTTCTCTTTTTGAAAACCTTCATTATATAGTTATTGATGAATTGCATACGTACAAAGGAATATTCGGAACGCACGTAGCACACGTTATTCGTCGACTAAAACGCATTTGTGAGTTTTACGGCAGCAATCCTGTCTTTATATGTACTTCAGCGACAATCGCTAACCCAAAAGAACTGGCAGAAAACTTAACAAATAGTACACATAAATTAATTGACCAGAATGGTGCACCTTCTGGGAAAAAACATATAGTCTTTTATAATCCACCAATTATTCACCCAACCTTTGGTGTTCGCAGAAGTGCGATTCTTGAAGTTCGCGACTTGGCAACACACCTAATCAAAAATGGTATTCAAACTATTGTTTTTGCAAAAAGTCGAGTTCGTGTCGAAATGTTAGTTACTTATTTACAAGCAGTAACGAAAATGAAACTGCAGGACGACTCGATCAAAGGCTACCGAGGAGGCTATTTGCCGACTGAACGGCGCGCGATTGAAAAAGGACTTCGTGATGGGTCGATTCAATGTGTGGTGTCAACTAATGCTTTAGAACTCGGTGTAGATATCGGTCAGCTACAAGCATGTATCATGACAGGATACCCAGGTAATATTGCCAGCGCATGGCAACAGGCAGGGCGCGCAGGCCGTCGTCAAGACGAATCACTCGTTATTTATGTTGCGCAATCTACAGCGCTTGATCAATACATTATTAATCATCCAGAATATTTGCTTGACCAATCCCCAGAAGAAGCGCGTATTCATCCAGAAAATATTATTATTTTAATGGATCATTTGAAATGTGCTTCTTTTGAATTGCCGTTTCGAATTGATGATCAGTATGGAGAATTTGAAGTACAAGAACTTCTCGAATACTTACAAGAAGAAGGCGTGCTTGTACGTACGTCAGATCGTTGGCACTGGATGAGCGACCGCTTCCCAGCGCACGATATTTCTCTGCGCTCTGCTTCACAAGAAAATGTTGTCATCATCGACCAATCGGTTCCAGCAGATACGCGAGTGATTGGTGAAATGGATCGCTTTAGCGCTATGACCTTATTGCACGAAGAAGCCATTTACTTGCATCAGGGGACGCAGTTTCAAGTTGAGATTTTAGACTGGGAAGAAAAAAAGGCTTATGTCAGAGAAGTCGACGTAGATTATTTCACCGATGCTAATTTAGCAGTCGAATTAAAAGTAATGAGCGAAGATAAAGATAAAAAAATGAATGGTTCAGAAGTGTTTTATGGAGATATTGCGGTTCTAGCAATGCCAACCATTTTCAAAAAAATCCGTTTTGACTCACATGACAATATTGGTTCTGGTCCAATTTCTTTGCCACCAGAAGAACTTCATACTTCTTCTACTTGGCTTAGCTTCTCAAAGCCTGAAGATTTTTCGGAATCAGAGTTGTCAGATACTATGACCGGTGCAGCGTATGCGATAGAGTCGTTTATCCCAATATTTGTTCAGTGTGATCGCCGAGATGTTCATGTTGTACCTCAAGTGAAATCACCACATAACGATATGCCAACATTTTTCATTCATGACTCATATCCCGGTGGAATTGGCATTAGCGAACGAATTTACGACTTGTGGAAACCTTTATTAGACAAAGCACTACAGCATGTTTCGGAATGTCCATGCTTAGATGGGTGCCCCGCGTGCATCGGTGCACAAGATGCAGCTATTAGTATGAAAAGTCATGTCATCCGCCTTTTAGATGATCTTCGCAAAGAGGAGTGA
- the recU gene encoding Holliday junction resolvase RecU — protein MAINYPNGKKFIPPKGQPAKQTVAPKKKKDLSFSNRGKTLEDELNETNDYYLQLGLAVIHKKPVPLQIVKVEYPSRSAAVIREAYFQAPSTTDYNGVWNGRYIDFEAKETQNKTSFPLQNIHDHQIHHMSSVVKQNGTAFMIIRFSSWQRYFIMPFKELEVFWNRMMSGGRKSVTLQEIEDTSFEITPGAFPRIDYLPLLNKL, from the coding sequence ATGGCAATCAATTATCCGAATGGCAAAAAATTCATACCGCCGAAAGGTCAACCTGCCAAACAAACAGTTGCCCCTAAAAAGAAAAAAGATTTATCCTTCAGCAATCGGGGTAAGACATTAGAGGACGAATTAAATGAAACCAATGATTATTATCTCCAACTGGGATTAGCTGTCATTCACAAAAAGCCGGTACCACTCCAAATTGTTAAAGTGGAGTATCCTTCGAGAAGCGCTGCGGTAATTCGAGAAGCCTATTTTCAAGCTCCTTCGACCACCGATTATAATGGCGTTTGGAATGGTCGGTATATTGATTTTGAAGCAAAAGAAACACAAAACAAAACTTCATTCCCGTTGCAGAATATTCATGATCATCAAATTCATCACATGTCTAGCGTAGTAAAACAAAACGGAACAGCGTTTATGATTATCCGCTTTTCTTCATGGCAGCGGTATTTTATCATGCCATTTAAAGAACTCGAGGTTTTTTGGAACCGTATGATGTCAGGTGGAAGAAAATCGGTTACTTTGCAAGAAATCGAAGACACTTCATTTGAAATTACACCTGGCGCATTTCCACGTATTGATTATTTGCCCCTTTTAAACAAGCTTTAA
- a CDS encoding YppE family protein: MTVRELSSTLYDECGKCLDRFYEMRELDAVADFYEDVKPYADIWHGKINEWQKESLLYIQQERPKYVHKPQIDTAAEGMTQFFVQSFYKETSKKRFIQTIQAAQYTLQTFIMAIDEKSKKHD, encoded by the coding sequence ATGACAGTTAGAGAACTCTCTTCTACATTATATGATGAATGTGGAAAATGCTTAGATCGCTTTTACGAAATGCGTGAATTGGACGCGGTCGCTGATTTTTATGAAGATGTTAAACCATACGCTGATATTTGGCACGGCAAAATAAATGAGTGGCAAAAAGAATCATTACTTTATATACAACAAGAACGACCAAAATATGTGCATAAGCCGCAAATTGATACAGCTGCAGAAGGCATGACACAGTTTTTTGTTCAAAGCTTTTACAAAGAAACAAGCAAAAAGCGCTTTATCCAAACGATTCAAGCAGCACAATATACGTTACAAACTTTTATCATGGCAATAGACGAGAAGAGTAAAAAGCATGATTAA